TGCGTCGAGTACAAGGCTAGAGCGGAGGCTATAGAAGTGGTCTTCGTCGAGCCAGCGAACACCTCACGACGATGCAGCGAGTGCGGATATACAAGCTCTGCGAATAGAATTGAGCGTGATCTCTTCGAATGCCAAGATTGCGGGAGCGAAGCCAATGCCGATTACAATGCGGCGAAAAACGTCGGCTTACGATACGTCCGTTCCGGGCAACAGACTTCGGGACGGACGGGCGACAGTCGACTCGCCCTGAAGTCGGGGACTGTGCATCCTGATTCGGGATTCGTCCAATACGGATCACAGGACACCGACAAGTCTACACCGTCGGAAGCGACATCGTGAGCGAGTAGGTGTCGACAGTCGATATCTCCGTCAGGACGTCTTTACAGACGACGGCCCCCGCACAGTGGTAACTGTACGAGCACGAAAGCACCATCCGGCTGGACCACCAACACCGGCGTATGGACGCCCATCTCCGGGCCGGGATCGCGATCTACAACACCGGGCACTATCACGCCGCCCACGACGCCTGGGAGGCCCACTGGCTGGACATGCCTCCAGGCGACGACCGGGACTTGCTTCAGGGGCTGATCCAGTTCACCGCCGCCGTCCATCACACGACGACCGACAACTGTGATGGCGCGCGTGGCCTCGCCGGGAGCGCCCAGACCTATCTCGACGGCCTCGGGGGCGTCTACCAGCAGGTCGCGCTCGATCCGATTCTGCGGTATCTCGCGGCCCTGGAACGCGATCCCGAACGCGTCGGCGCAACTCCACCACCCCCGATCGAGTATGACGAGCGCGCGATCGATCTGGAGTCACTCGACCTTCCTGCGACTGGCGTGGCGGCGACAATTCTGGCCGAGGAGTTGGGGTACGACGAGGCGACGATCGAGCAGGCAGTCGCGTACGCTCGTGCGGACGTGGCTGCTGGGGAGGCGACGAGTCCGTTCGTGACACTGGTGTTCGACTTCGTTCGTGACGACGAACACCGGGCAATCGTCGCTCAGCGACTGACCGAACACGTCAGGCGGCGACAGCACCGAGAATCAGACGTCGAGAATCTGTTTTGATCGGGTGTGCGCGGGTCGCACCACGGATCGGGATCAGACGGCCGGCGCGGGTTTTTTATTTGGGCTTTCCAGGCGCGTCTCCCTGGCGATTTCGAGCATCTCCTCGACCGAGGGGCAGTCCTGGCGGGTCGCGCCGCTGTAGATCTGCCCCACGGTGGGTTCGTCACCGTAGGTCTCGACGACGACGAGTGCCGGGGTCTGCGGGACCCACTCCTGAACGTCACCGAACGCCTCGAAACGATCGGGTGCGTCGTCGCCGGCGTCCGCGTCGGCCGGTGGATCCGCGAGCAGGGCGAACGGCGTCTCGTAGCGACGGCCCCACACCGACGCTCGATCGACCGTGTCCGGCAGGACTGCCACGACTGGCACGTGCTCGGACTCGAACTGGTCGATCCGCTCACCGAGGCGTCGAACCTTCCGCCGCGACAGCGGGCAGTAGTGATTGCGCAAGAGGAGCACGAGCGCGATTCCACTCCCGCTCTGTAGGTCGGCCGCCGTGTAGCGGTCCGACCCGTCCCCCACGTTCGGTAAGGTAAACTCTAAGGCCTGTCCAACTCCGTGGTGCGATTCGTACATCTGCACACCCCCACGTGGGGCATGTCAGACCGAGTATATAGGTATTTCGGCTGTCAGACGAGGAGTGTGTCGACCGGCAGTACAGCCGGGCGAATAGTTGTGTCGACCGGCAGTACAGCCGAGCAAGTCGCGAACCACTACGGGTCGTACGCGCTCGCGACGACCTCGCGGATCCGCTCGGCCGTCACTTCGCCGACGCCGTCGGTCGCCTGCAGTTCGTCTTCTTCTGCCGTCAGGACGGTCTCGACGCTACCGAAGTGTTCCAGCAGCGACTGCGCAGTCACGGGGCCGACGTCGGCGAT
The Halapricum salinum genome window above contains:
- a CDS encoding DUF309 domain-containing protein; the encoded protein is MDAHLRAGIAIYNTGHYHAAHDAWEAHWLDMPPGDDRDLLQGLIQFTAAVHHTTTDNCDGARGLAGSAQTYLDGLGGVYQQVALDPILRYLAALERDPERVGATPPPPIEYDERAIDLESLDLPATGVAATILAEELGYDEATIEQAVAYARADVAAGEATSPFVTLVFDFVRDDEHRAIVAQRLTEHVRRRQHRESDVENLF
- a CDS encoding redoxin domain-containing protein, whose protein sequence is MYESHHGVGQALEFTLPNVGDGSDRYTAADLQSGSGIALVLLLRNHYCPLSRRKVRRLGERIDQFESEHVPVVAVLPDTVDRASVWGRRYETPFALLADPPADADAGDDAPDRFEAFGDVQEWVPQTPALVVVETYGDEPTVGQIYSGATRQDCPSVEEMLEIARETRLESPNKKPAPAV